A genomic window from Lotus japonicus ecotype B-129 chromosome 1, LjGifu_v1.2 includes:
- the LOC130714678 gene encoding protein HESO1-like, which translates to MNSTQQLQHKMKSTEQAQLAVDSTKQDLLKMAEKLESEILAKIKFIPTHVIGLDGLLCDTYARMCPKPIDYFNRRDLVRIFNLMTKEIYGNGYNTPVVEGYGSFVMDMFTDESDLDLSINFHDPSEFSRTKKIKTLQRFKNKLHSLERLEHVTGIQAILVATVPIVKVIDKGTGIECDLSVNNWDGIIKSKIIHAISAIDERFRKLCFLMKSWAKAHDINSSKDGTLNSLSIVLFVAFHLQTCNPPILPPFSILLKDGADLVSVTKNVETYFNYGKQNEESLTKLFITLLVKLASVESLWQQGICASVYEGSWILKTWNRPYSMRIEDFMDRSQNVARAVGAAKAEIIYRCIHKSLSYLSQFLNDQIQGIELMDLLFGTHTVSTPGAGGTSNINGNNLPSPENLCPQKKPRLMEGIVENLAKRHSQGNILAQYLQGKEFQGMGLMQQSLGKVAHNAHASFPPSVSYQPPLPAPRSNIEVHHGPGVVPSPFTLQPNASGGSFIPSVQSGIVSFQSFRGGVESLHQEALAPNPWGGSFPPSSLGPKSPMKRPYHRI; encoded by the exons ATGAACTCCACTCAGCAACTTCAGCACAAAATGAAGTCCACAGAGCAAGCTCAGCTAGCAGTGGACTCGACCAAGCAAG ACCTTCTAAAGATGGCAGAGAAGCTCGAGTCAGAGATATTAGCAAAGATCAAGTTCATTCCAACGCATGTTATTGGTTTAGATGGACTCCTTTGTGACACCTATGCCAGAATGTGTCCAAAACCAATTGATTATTTCAACAGGAGAGATTTGGTTCGCATATTCAATTTGATGACAAAGGAAATATATG GCAATGGTTATAACACCCCTGTTGTGGAAGGATATGGATCATTTGTGATGGATATGTTCACCGACGAAAGCGATCTTGATCTGTCTATCAATTTCCATGATCCTAGTGAATTTTCCCGAACTAAGAAGATTAAAACGCTTCAAagattcaaaaataaattacactcACTTGAAC GACTAGAGCATGTTACTGGTATACAGGCTATCCTGGTTGCCACAGTACCAATTGTAAAAGTTATTGATAAGGGAACAGGTATCGAGTGTGATTTGTCAGTCAATAATTGGGATGGCATTATAAAATCCAAGATTATCCATGCAATTTCTGCCATAGATGAAAGATTTCGAAAGCTATGTTTCCTG ATGAAATCCTGGGCGAAAGCACATGATATCAACAGTTCCAAAGACGGGACTCTGAATTCTTTATCTATTGTATTGTTTGTTGCTTTTCATTTGCAG ACATGCAATCCTCCTATATTACCTCCATTCTCTATTCTACTTAAAG ATGGAGCAGATCTTGTGTCTGTGACTAAGAATGTTGAAACTTATTTCAACTACGGGAAACAGAATGAAGAGTCATTGACTAAGCTTTTTATTACTCTTCTTGTCAAG CTAGCATCCGTTGAAAGCCTTTGGCAGCAAGGAATTTGTGCAAGCGTATATGAAGGGTCGTGGATTCTTAAAACTTGGAATCGTCCTTACTCAATGAGG ATTGAGGATTTCATGGATCGGTCCCAAAATGTTGCTAGAGCGGTTGGAGCAGCAAAGGCAGAGATCATTTACAGATGCATACATAAATCTCTTAGCTACCTGTCCCAGTTTCTAAATGACCAGATCCAAGGAATTGAATTGATGGATCTTTTGTTTGGAACACATACAGTTTCTACTCCTGGAGCTGGAGGTACTAGTAACATCAATGGAAATAACCTTCCGTCTCCAGAAAATCTTTGTCCACAGAAAAAGCCCCGCTTAATGGAAGGTATAGTAGAAAACCTAGCTAAGAGACATAGTCAAGGAAATATTTTGGCTCAATATTTGCAAGGAAAAGAATTCCAGGGCATGGGTTTGATGCAGCAATCTCTTGGTAAAGTTGCACATAATGCACATGCTTCTTTCCCTCCCTCAGTTTCCTATCAACCTCCTCTTCCTGCTCCTAGGTCAAATATTGAGGTGCATCATGGTCCAGGGGTAGTTCCTTCTCCTTTCACCTTACAACCAAATGCTTCTGGCGGTTCTTTTATTCCTTCTGTACAATCTGGTATTGTTTCATTTCAAAGTTTCCGGGGTGGTGTTGAGTCATTACATCAAGAAGCACTAGCTCCAAATCCTTGGGGTGGATCATTCCCACCATCCTCATTAGGGCCAAAATCTCCAATGAAGAGGCCATACCACCGCATATGA